The Streptomyces sp. DG2A-72 genome includes a region encoding these proteins:
- a CDS encoding FAD/NAD(P)-binding domain-containing protein, giving the protein MTAAVQYALEDPVSAHLEVCLVGAGPRGLSVLERLCAQERKSPRWDTVTVHVVDPDPPGSGRVWRPTQSRHLLMNTVSCQVTVYTDASVRIDGPLDEGPSLYEWAKALVSNTLEAAPQAGYDDGVLAEARRLGPDTYPTRALYGCYLTWAFQQVVANAAAHVTVRTHPVRAVALEDDAAGAGAGQAGPQTVVLEDGTRLAGLSAVVLAQGHVPVQPSATERELAQYAEASGLTYLAPSNPADADLSGIRPGEPVLLRGLGLNFFDYLALFTHGRGGVFTRRGGRLVYRPSGREPRLYAGSRRGVPYQARGENEKGAHGRYYPRLLTADYIAGLRARTPARAAIDFAADLWPLISKEVCGVYYAALLAARGELPDLIEDFIEDYLEAEPGREEDALLDAAGIEAADRWDWQRVARPYGSRVFRDQGAFRSWLRGHLDDDVRLARQGNVSGPVKAALDVLRDLRNELRLAIDHAGLTAASHRDDLDGWYTPLNAYLSIGPPASRIEEMAALMDAGILDVTGPGLRVTTDAHDPLGPCFTATSSEIPDVAVRATVLIEARLPEIDLRRTADPLMSELLRTGQCRPYRIPGAAGGTDYETGGLAVSERPYHLIDARGVPHPRRFAYGVPTESVHWVTAAGIRPGVGSVTLEDSDAIAAAVLAVDELPALCGQLDTFPRDRTAFAAVPAPSAKAGA; this is encoded by the coding sequence GTGACGGCGGCCGTTCAGTATGCCCTGGAAGATCCGGTATCGGCGCACTTGGAGGTCTGCCTCGTCGGCGCGGGACCGCGGGGCCTTTCCGTACTGGAACGGCTCTGCGCGCAGGAACGCAAGTCGCCCCGCTGGGACACCGTCACCGTGCATGTCGTCGACCCGGATCCGCCGGGTTCGGGACGGGTGTGGCGCCCTACGCAGTCCCGGCACCTGCTGATGAACACCGTGTCCTGCCAGGTCACGGTCTACACCGACGCCAGCGTCCGCATCGACGGCCCGCTGGACGAGGGGCCGAGCCTGTACGAGTGGGCCAAGGCCCTGGTCTCGAACACCCTCGAGGCCGCCCCGCAGGCCGGCTACGACGACGGCGTCCTGGCCGAGGCGCGCCGTCTGGGCCCTGACACCTACCCCACCCGCGCCCTCTACGGCTGCTATCTGACGTGGGCGTTCCAGCAGGTCGTCGCGAACGCCGCCGCGCACGTGACGGTGCGCACGCACCCGGTGCGCGCCGTCGCCCTCGAGGACGACGCCGCCGGCGCCGGGGCCGGGCAGGCGGGGCCGCAGACCGTCGTACTCGAGGACGGCACCCGGCTGGCCGGCCTGTCCGCGGTCGTCCTCGCCCAAGGACACGTGCCGGTCCAGCCCTCGGCCACCGAGCGGGAGCTGGCCCAGTACGCCGAAGCGAGCGGGCTGACCTACCTGGCCCCGTCCAACCCGGCCGACGCGGACCTGTCGGGCATCCGGCCCGGCGAACCTGTGCTGCTGCGCGGACTGGGGCTCAACTTCTTCGACTACCTGGCCCTGTTCACCCACGGCCGGGGCGGCGTCTTCACCCGCAGGGGCGGCCGGCTGGTCTACCGGCCCTCGGGCCGCGAACCGCGCCTGTACGCGGGTTCGCGGCGCGGTGTGCCCTACCAGGCGCGCGGCGAGAACGAGAAGGGCGCCCACGGCCGCTACTACCCGCGGCTGCTGACCGCCGACTACATCGCGGGCCTGCGCGCCCGGACCCCCGCCCGCGCAGCCATCGACTTCGCCGCCGACCTGTGGCCGCTCATCTCCAAGGAGGTGTGCGGTGTCTACTACGCGGCCCTGCTCGCGGCACGCGGCGAACTGCCCGACCTCATCGAGGACTTCATCGAGGACTACCTGGAGGCCGAACCGGGCCGGGAGGAGGACGCGCTCCTGGACGCGGCCGGGATCGAGGCCGCCGACCGCTGGGACTGGCAGCGGGTCGCGCGCCCCTACGGCAGCCGCGTCTTTCGCGACCAGGGCGCCTTCCGCAGCTGGCTGCGCGGTCATCTCGACGACGATGTCCGCCTGGCCCGCCAGGGCAACGTCAGCGGACCGGTCAAGGCCGCCCTCGACGTCCTGCGGGACCTGCGCAACGAGCTACGGCTCGCCATCGACCACGCCGGCCTGACCGCCGCCTCCCACCGCGACGACCTCGACGGCTGGTACACACCCCTCAACGCCTATCTGTCCATCGGCCCCCCGGCCTCCCGCATCGAGGAGATGGCCGCGCTCATGGACGCCGGCATCCTCGACGTGACCGGCCCCGGCCTGCGCGTCACCACCGACGCGCACGACCCGCTCGGCCCCTGCTTCACCGCTACGTCGAGCGAGATACCGGACGTGGCCGTGCGGGCCACGGTCCTCATCGAGGCCCGCCTGCCCGAGATCGACCTGCGGCGCACCGCGGACCCGCTGATGAGCGAGCTGCTGCGCACCGGGCAGTGCCGTCCGTACCGCATTCCCGGCGCCGCGGGCGGCACGGACTACGAGACCGGTGGCCTCGCCGTGTCCGAGCGGCCCTACCACCTGATCGACGCCCGGGGCGTACCGCATCCGCGGCGCTTCGCCTACGGGGTGCCCACCGAGTCCGTGCACTGGGTGACCGCCGCGGGCATCCGGCCCGGCGTCGGCTCGGTCACCCTCGAGGACTCCGACGCCATCGCCGCGGCGGTCCTCGCCGTGGACGAACTGCCTGCTCTGTGCGGGCAGCTGGACACGTTTCCGAGGGACCGCACAGCTTTTGCCGCGGTCCCGGCCCCGAGCGCGAAGGCAGGCGCATGA